The proteins below come from a single Pristiophorus japonicus isolate sPriJap1 chromosome 18, sPriJap1.hap1, whole genome shotgun sequence genomic window:
- the LOC139229326 gene encoding RING finger protein 223-like, translating into MSVPVQVWHTEAPSPVESSDGTSVGGLECTICFSSYDNIFKTPKLLKCQHTFCLECLARLMATMPTDQATDIICPLCRRQTPMPDSGTPALRTSQELLAKLPTELQFEEPVWMEGRKLCYKRPTEPGDSDFCVCIDLGETKPENPATAPERNNGIRNCFGLFGDWKRLILLILIVIIFLGVVLWPLQCVITMRNLSCSQRQPESTLAPPITPFWSK; encoded by the coding sequence ATGTCGGTGCCAGTCCAGGTGTGGCACACTGAAGCCCCCTCTCCGGTGGAAAGCTCCGATGGGACCTCTGTGGGAGGGCTGGAATGTACCATCTGCTTCAGTTCCTATGACAACATCTTCAAGACGCCCAAGTTGCTGAAATGTCAGCATACCTTCTGCTTGGAGTGCCTGGCCAGGCTTATGGCGACCATGCCCACTGACCAGGCCACGGATATCATCTGCCCACTTTGCAGGCGCCAGACGCCAATGCCAGACAGCGGGACCCCTGCCTTAAGAACCAGCCAGGAGCTGCTCGCCAAACTCCCCACTGAGCTGCAATTCGAAGAGCCAGTGTGGATGGAGGGCAGGAAGCTGTGCTACAAGAGGCCCACAGAGCCTGGTGACTCTGACTTCTGTGTCTGTATTGATCTCGGTGAAACCAAACCAGAAAATCCAGCAACTGCACCAGAAAGGAACAATGGGATTCGAAATTGCTTCGGCCTGTTTGGTGACTGGAAGCGACTGATCCTACTTATACTGATCGTGATCATTTTCCTTGGTGTCGTGTTATGGCCCCTCCAGTGTGTGATCACCATGCGAAATCTAAGCTGTAGTCAGCGCCAGCCAGAATCAACACTTGCCCCGCCCATCACTCCATTCTGGTCCAAGTAG